From the Natronogracilivirga saccharolytica genome, one window contains:
- a CDS encoding helix-turn-helix domain-containing protein: protein MKLYIKYMVSLRCKMLVKEELKKLGLDCISVELGMAEMQEDITDELREAFRINLEKAGLELLDSKKDILVEKIKNVIIEMVHHAEDIPDVNDSDYISEKLGYDYTYLSNTFSEVKGMTIQKFIILHKIEKAKEMLLYDEDNLTEIAFKLNYSSVAHLSNQFKKVTGFTPSFFKEMKFKREKNLENL, encoded by the coding sequence ATGAAACTGTATATCAAGTACATGGTTAGCTTGCGTTGTAAGATGCTGGTAAAGGAGGAGTTGAAAAAACTTGGCCTGGACTGCATTTCTGTGGAACTTGGTATGGCTGAAATGCAGGAAGATATCACAGATGAGTTGCGTGAGGCGTTCAGAATAAATCTGGAAAAGGCGGGTCTGGAGCTTCTGGACAGCAAAAAAGACATTCTGGTTGAGAAAATAAAGAATGTGATTATCGAAATGGTTCATCACGCTGAGGATATACCCGATGTGAATGATTCCGATTATATCAGTGAGAAATTAGGCTACGACTACACGTACCTCTCTAACACATTTTCTGAAGTCAAAGGAATGACAATTCAGAAGTTCATCATTTTGCATAAAATTGAAAAAGCGAAAGAAATGCTGCTCTATGATGAAGATAACCTGACTGAAATCGCTTTTAAATTAAATTACAGCAGTGTCGCCCATCTTTCCAATCAATTTAAAAAGGTTACCGGTTTTACTCCCAGTTTCTTCAAAGAGATGAAATTCAAGAGGGAGAAAAATCTCGAAAACCTGTAA
- a CDS encoding helix-turn-helix domain-containing protein — protein sequence MIALKANTQREATKAKKKLYVKYMLSLRCEKNAKSELINLGLRHIISDNAIILLGNVTEDQLDALKENLKMAGLELLDEPDSMLIDRIITSIHEIVHDSDQLPNITYEEIINKKIVLGSEHILKIFSEVKGLSILHYIVLQKIEKVKELLLYSDLSLPEIAGRLHYKNKHSLTAQLRKFTGLTPDYFRKIKRKRERNLNRNQETSNRN from the coding sequence ATGATTGCATTAAAAGCCAATACGCAACGGGAAGCAACGAAGGCAAAAAAGAAGCTATATGTAAAATATATGCTGAGTCTTCGATGTGAGAAGAATGCGAAATCGGAATTAATTAATCTGGGCTTAAGACATATTATTTCAGATAACGCAATTATATTGCTTGGGAATGTCACAGAAGATCAACTGGATGCCCTGAAAGAAAATCTCAAAATGGCAGGGCTGGAACTTCTTGATGAGCCCGACAGCATGCTGATCGACAGGATTATTACTTCAATCCATGAGATAGTACACGATTCGGATCAGCTGCCCAATATTACGTATGAAGAGATCATCAATAAAAAAATTGTTCTGGGAAGCGAACATATCCTGAAAATATTTTCTGAAGTCAAAGGCCTTTCCATACTGCATTACATTGTCCTGCAAAAAATTGAAAAAGTGAAAGAGTTGTTACTGTACAGTGATCTTTCACTGCCTGAAATTGCCGGTCGGCTTCACTACAAAAATAAACATTCTTTAACAGCACAGTTAAGAAAATTTACCGGACTTACCCCTGACTATTTTAGAAAAATTAAACGGAAACGGGAACGGAATCTGAATCGGAATCAGGAAACCAGTAACAGGAATTAG
- a CDS encoding M48 family metalloprotease, with translation MKLLKHYILLSFFAAFLAAGCSIQKNPVTGTTRAFGYSWSQEVQIGKEVDPEIVAQFGLYNDDNVANYVVEIGETVLEQSHLRRPETESHFRETEFTFRILDSPVINAFALPGGYIYFTRGMMVHLSNEAQFAVVMGHEIGHVAARHSSQRALRQTIGQIAVIGGAVMGQEIFGLPGQTILDLSSTAAQLIFLSYSRENERESDNLGVEYAAMSDYDASEGAALFTSLKRISEMHDQNIPNFVSTHPDPGERERAIPEEASNWKDQGYEQSTRNEERYMELIDGMVYGEDPRQGFAEDGFFYHPDLAFQFEIPVGWSLINQPSQVVLLSPDEDAVSVFRIDSESGTPQQSVRSVTSQDGITVVNESEALSSGSWGAWVAKAHAALEDGTPLTLQVYAVDFDNNIYRFLSYTVRDNYDSMEPGFNTATESFDRLTDSGKLNIEPVRVRAFRAERSGSFESFLPDPLPGARDALEIAIINQVELDEQIEQGRWLKIPVQ, from the coding sequence ATGAAACTACTTAAGCACTATATATTATTGTCTTTCTTTGCCGCCTTTCTGGCAGCAGGATGTTCGATACAGAAAAATCCGGTAACCGGAACGACCCGGGCATTCGGCTATTCATGGAGTCAGGAGGTGCAGATTGGAAAAGAAGTGGATCCGGAAATCGTTGCTCAGTTTGGATTGTACAATGACGATAACGTGGCAAATTATGTAGTGGAAATTGGAGAGACGGTACTCGAACAGAGCCATTTGAGAAGACCGGAAACAGAAAGCCACTTCAGAGAAACAGAATTCACATTCCGGATACTCGACAGTCCCGTCATCAATGCATTTGCTCTTCCGGGAGGCTATATTTACTTCACAAGAGGGATGATGGTCCACCTGAGCAATGAAGCCCAGTTTGCTGTTGTTATGGGTCATGAGATCGGGCACGTAGCAGCCAGACATTCCTCTCAGCGGGCCCTGAGGCAAACAATTGGTCAGATCGCTGTAATCGGCGGGGCCGTGATGGGACAGGAAATTTTCGGCCTGCCGGGCCAGACAATTTTGGATTTAAGCAGCACGGCGGCACAGTTAATTTTTCTCAGCTACAGCAGAGAGAATGAACGGGAGTCAGACAATCTCGGTGTGGAATATGCCGCCATGAGTGACTATGATGCTTCGGAAGGAGCGGCTCTTTTTACCAGTCTGAAAAGGATTTCAGAGATGCATGATCAGAATATTCCGAATTTTGTTTCTACGCACCCGGATCCCGGTGAAAGGGAGCGTGCCATCCCGGAGGAAGCAAGTAATTGGAAAGATCAGGGATATGAACAGTCGACGAGAAATGAGGAACGGTATATGGAGCTTATCGACGGGATGGTATACGGTGAGGACCCGCGGCAGGGTTTTGCGGAGGATGGATTCTTCTATCATCCGGACCTCGCTTTTCAATTTGAGATTCCGGTGGGCTGGTCACTGATCAATCAACCGTCACAAGTGGTATTGCTGAGTCCGGATGAAGATGCCGTATCCGTTTTCCGGATTGATTCAGAGTCCGGAACTCCGCAACAATCGGTCCGTTCTGTGACATCACAGGATGGCATCACGGTTGTGAATGAAAGTGAGGCACTGAGCAGCGGATCCTGGGGTGCCTGGGTTGCAAAAGCTCATGCAGCGCTTGAGGATGGAACCCCGTTGACCCTTCAGGTATATGCCGTTGATTTTGACAACAACATCTACCGGTTTCTGAGTTACACGGTACGTGACAACTATGATTCCATGGAACCGGGTTTCAATACTGCCACGGAATCATTCGATCGGCTTACAGATTCCGGGAAACTGAATATTGAGCCGGTCAGAGTACGTGCATTCCGGGCGGAGCGAAGTGGTTCGTTTGAATCGTTTTTACCGGACCCGCTCCCGGGAGCAAGGGACGCTCTTGAAATCGCAATAATAAATCAGGTTGAACTTGATGAACAGATTGAACAGGGCCGCTGGTTGAAAATACCGGTTCAATAA
- a CDS encoding response regulator — MKNNNEYQPINRKLKILLAEDDNADCLLFEEVIAELPVSVNLFTVTNGEELLGWLNKKGNKLPDVLFLDLNMPRKNGFAALGEIKRSSKLQDLPVIIFTTANDKERIKQVYKDAAHYYIRKPNKFSDLKKLVYKILVLISENNISLPDKEHFILKVDS; from the coding sequence ATGAAAAACAATAATGAATATCAACCCATCAACCGCAAGTTAAAAATACTCCTTGCCGAGGATGACAATGCCGATTGCCTTCTTTTTGAGGAAGTAATAGCGGAATTACCGGTATCAGTGAATTTATTTACGGTTACAAATGGTGAAGAACTCCTTGGCTGGCTCAATAAAAAAGGGAATAAACTTCCGGATGTGCTTTTCCTCGATCTCAACATGCCTCGTAAAAATGGTTTCGCAGCTTTGGGGGAAATCAAACGTAGTTCCAAATTGCAGGATCTTCCGGTCATTATTTTTACGACGGCTAATGATAAAGAAAGGATCAAGCAGGTTTACAAAGACGCAGCACACTACTATATCCGCAAACCCAACAAATTTTCGGATCTCAAAAAACTGGTCTATAAAATACTTGTATTAATATCGGAGAATAATATTTCACTCCCGGATAAAGAGCATTTTATTTTAAAGGTCGACTCTTAA
- a CDS encoding CheR family methyltransferase, with protein sequence MKAKKPSNKRLKTATKSDQPFPIVCIGASAGGLEAFKLLIKATSEDSGMAYILVQHLDPSHDSLLPELLEKVTKIPVSEISETTDLAPDHIYVMPSNKIMVTEGGHLKLVPRPPKSKTERNLPIDTIFTSLAEVYHEHAIGVVLSGTATDGTLGLKAIKELGGITFAQDSLSAKFENMPNNAVEAGVVDFILSPEKIPEKLLEVTSFINAPAEGKKDPHLEDEDIYRKIISVLRIRKGTDFTYYKQTTIRRRILRRMLITQKTKPAEYLATLREDKDEQDALYQDFLIPVTFFFRDPEAFDNLYKKVVPQIVNNKVAGEPIRVWVAGCSTGEEAYSIAICLQEYLDKNSLKGSEYKVQIFASDISEPAIKQARTGMYSKLETSGVSEKRLSEFFTKTDGHFQVNRRIRDMCVFACHDFLKDPPFGKMDLISCRNVLIYMELYLQKKALVTFHYALNSNGFLFLGKSEATGGAPELFELIINKDKIYTRKDAPGKFMHVVSPGSERNLNQSENKESSEKMHSDFQKTADDIMLNRYMPAGVVVDEAMDIVQFRGSTSSYLEQTSGKPSHNLMVMAKHGLAFELRNVLHKVKKEKGTVKKENIPVKKGGELHNVTIEGIPLPNTIEPYYLVLFHENVSSEKQQPAGTGTKKGAKTKTDTEDLRVKQLERELVETREDMRSITEDQEAVNEELQSANEELLSGSEELQSLNEELETSKEELESTNEELVVVNNEMTSLNKQLEAEKNYSEAIVSNIREPLLVLDKHLRVRTANNAFYKLFKMSEEETEGVIVYELADKHFDIPKLRTLLEKSIPEKSKINNFEITHTFPNTGKLILLVNARVVTRESKTEELILLSIEDITKQETERRKRHDIQKQHTKDLEQKIKQRTAELSDVNKRLVLQNEELLKMNKELEAFAYVSSHDLQEPLRKIQIFVDRILDKEHKNLSTKGISYFNFIQDAAHRMQKLIEDLLTFSRLAKAEKKFKPTDLNTVVDKAKADFRDILEEKNATIETDELCEVNVVEFQFQQLINNLVSNALKFARPGTPPVIKITSNISLGSTLKQKNLVPDKKYCHITFSDNGIGFEKKFGEIIFEVFKKLHSKDEFPGTGIGLATVKKVVDNHNGIITATSKLDKGTTFEIYIPVESNILK encoded by the coding sequence TTGAAAGCAAAGAAGCCATCAAATAAACGTCTGAAGACAGCAACTAAATCAGACCAACCATTTCCAATAGTATGTATCGGTGCTTCTGCAGGCGGGCTGGAGGCCTTTAAATTGCTGATCAAAGCGACATCCGAAGATTCCGGGATGGCGTACATTCTTGTTCAGCATTTGGATCCCAGCCACGATAGTCTGTTGCCCGAATTACTTGAAAAAGTAACAAAGATTCCCGTTTCGGAAATTTCGGAGACAACAGATTTGGCACCTGATCATATCTACGTGATGCCCAGTAACAAAATCATGGTGACCGAAGGTGGCCATTTAAAGCTGGTTCCACGTCCTCCAAAAAGTAAAACAGAGCGTAATCTGCCCATAGACACCATCTTTACCTCGCTGGCGGAAGTGTATCATGAGCATGCAATTGGAGTGGTATTGTCAGGAACAGCTACGGATGGCACGCTTGGGTTGAAAGCTATCAAAGAGCTGGGAGGCATCACTTTTGCACAGGACTCACTGTCAGCAAAGTTTGAAAACATGCCGAATAATGCCGTGGAAGCAGGTGTGGTGGATTTCATACTTTCGCCAGAAAAAATTCCGGAGAAGTTGCTGGAAGTAACGAGCTTTATCAATGCTCCCGCTGAGGGTAAAAAAGATCCGCATTTGGAAGATGAGGACATTTACAGAAAAATTATTTCTGTGCTTCGCATCCGCAAGGGAACAGATTTTACATACTATAAGCAGACCACGATTCGGAGAAGAATCCTCCGAAGGATGCTGATTACTCAAAAAACCAAACCTGCTGAATACCTCGCCACTTTAAGAGAAGACAAGGATGAGCAGGATGCACTATACCAGGACTTTTTAATTCCGGTTACTTTTTTTTTCCGTGATCCGGAGGCTTTTGACAATCTATATAAAAAGGTCGTACCACAAATTGTAAATAACAAAGTCGCCGGTGAACCCATCCGGGTTTGGGTAGCAGGGTGCAGTACCGGTGAAGAAGCCTACTCCATAGCTATTTGCCTGCAGGAGTATCTGGACAAAAACTCTTTGAAGGGTTCGGAATATAAAGTGCAGATCTTCGCCTCCGATATCAGTGAGCCTGCCATCAAACAGGCCCGGACCGGTATGTACTCAAAACTGGAGACAAGCGGTGTTTCAGAAAAACGCCTGAGTGAGTTTTTTACAAAAACAGATGGCCATTTTCAGGTAAACAGACGGATAAGGGATATGTGTGTATTCGCTTGTCATGATTTTTTAAAAGATCCGCCGTTCGGAAAAATGGATCTCATAAGTTGCCGGAATGTGCTTATCTATATGGAACTCTATCTGCAGAAGAAAGCGCTTGTCACTTTTCATTATGCATTGAACTCCAATGGATTCCTGTTTCTCGGCAAATCTGAAGCTACCGGCGGGGCACCTGAGCTTTTTGAGTTGATCATCAATAAAGACAAAATTTATACGCGCAAAGATGCACCAGGCAAGTTTATGCATGTAGTCAGTCCTGGATCCGAACGGAATCTCAATCAATCTGAAAACAAAGAAAGTTCCGAAAAGATGCATTCCGATTTTCAAAAAACGGCGGATGATATCATGCTCAACCGATATATGCCTGCCGGTGTAGTAGTAGATGAAGCAATGGATATTGTGCAGTTTCGTGGCAGTACCAGCAGCTATCTGGAACAAACGTCGGGAAAACCAAGTCATAATTTGATGGTCATGGCAAAACATGGTCTGGCATTTGAACTGCGGAACGTATTGCACAAAGTAAAAAAGGAAAAAGGAACGGTTAAGAAAGAAAATATTCCCGTTAAAAAAGGTGGAGAATTGCACAATGTAACCATCGAAGGCATTCCATTGCCCAACACCATAGAACCGTATTATCTGGTTTTGTTCCATGAAAACGTCTCAAGTGAAAAACAACAACCTGCCGGTACCGGGACAAAGAAGGGAGCGAAAACAAAAACGGACACCGAGGACTTGCGTGTAAAGCAATTGGAGCGGGAACTTGTTGAAACCCGGGAAGATATGCGCAGTATTACCGAGGATCAGGAAGCGGTTAATGAAGAGCTTCAAAGTGCCAATGAAGAACTGTTGAGCGGTAGTGAAGAGCTGCAGAGTTTAAACGAAGAACTGGAAACCAGTAAAGAAGAGCTTGAAAGCACCAATGAAGAACTGGTTGTGGTCAATAATGAAATGACAAGCTTGAACAAGCAGCTGGAGGCAGAAAAAAACTATTCCGAAGCTATTGTTTCAAACATACGTGAGCCCCTCCTGGTATTGGATAAACATTTGCGGGTAAGAACGGCTAATAACGCCTTTTATAAACTGTTCAAGATGAGTGAAGAGGAGACAGAAGGTGTTATTGTTTATGAGCTTGCCGACAAACATTTTGATATTCCGAAATTGCGAACCCTGCTCGAGAAAAGCATCCCGGAAAAATCAAAGATCAATAATTTTGAAATAACGCATACTTTTCCAAACACGGGAAAACTGATTCTGCTTGTTAACGCCCGCGTGGTAACACGTGAAAGCAAGACAGAAGAATTAATTTTGCTGTCCATCGAAGATATTACAAAACAGGAAACGGAAAGAAGAAAAAGACACGATATTCAGAAGCAGCACACCAAAGATCTGGAACAAAAAATCAAACAACGCACGGCTGAATTGAGTGATGTCAATAAAAGACTGGTGCTGCAAAATGAAGAACTGCTAAAGATGAACAAAGAACTGGAAGCGTTCGCTTATGTATCCAGTCACGACTTGCAGGAGCCGTTGCGGAAAATTCAAATCTTTGTGGACCGGATCCTTGATAAAGAACACAAGAACTTATCCACCAAGGGAATATCGTACTTCAATTTTATTCAGGATGCGGCGCACCGGATGCAGAAACTGATTGAAGATTTACTGACTTTTTCCAGATTGGCCAAAGCTGAAAAAAAGTTTAAACCCACAGACCTGAATACCGTTGTCGATAAGGCAAAAGCTGACTTTAGAGACATCCTTGAAGAAAAAAATGCAACCATTGAAACAGACGAACTTTGCGAGGTCAATGTTGTTGAATTTCAATTCCAACAGCTCATAAACAACCTCGTAAGCAATGCATTGAAATTTGCAAGACCCGGCACTCCGCCGGTAATAAAAATTACCAGCAACATTTCTCTGGGCAGTACATTGAAGCAGAAAAACCTGGTTCCGGATAAAAAGTACTGCCATATTACTTTTTCGGACAATGGTATCGGTTTTGAGAAAAAATTCGGTGAGATAATTTTTGAAGTTTTTAAAAAACTGCACAGCAAGGATGAATTTCCGGGAACGGGAATCGGATTGGCAACTGTGAAAAAAGTCGTAGACAATCACAACGGTATAATTACAGCCACAAGCAAGCTGGACAAAGGTACTACTTTTGAAATCTATATACCTGTTGAAAGTAATATTCTGAAGTAG
- a CDS encoding DUF4398 domain-containing protein codes for MVFSGLLAACGSTSPPTQQLTETQMVIQQAEQAGANDFAPLEIRDARKKLEMAQKAVEEKEYERALRLLEHARVDAELAQVKTLSGQSQKIVAELRENIRTLREEIGSKSGNNNKN; via the coding sequence ATGGTATTTTCTGGTCTTCTCGCAGCCTGCGGGAGCACCAGTCCGCCCACACAGCAACTCACAGAAACACAGATGGTTATCCAACAAGCCGAGCAGGCGGGAGCCAATGATTTTGCCCCTCTTGAAATCCGTGATGCGAGGAAAAAACTGGAGATGGCCCAAAAGGCTGTGGAAGAGAAAGAGTATGAACGCGCTCTTCGTCTACTTGAACATGCCAGAGTCGATGCTGAGCTGGCCCAGGTGAAAACGCTATCCGGTCAGTCTCAAAAAATAGTAGCTGAACTAAGAGAAAACATCCGGACCCTGCGGGAAGAAATCGGAAGTAAAAGTGGAAACAACAATAAAAACTGA
- a CDS encoding OmpA family protein: protein MKYNYYPFYLVLPLFLFFASCGGPPAQNPILEDASTAYEAAEQDEDIVRFAPVALKEAEETLEMSRRLWEAKADKVDVEHHAYLAKQRTLIARETAMLNAAENEIGRAETERQQVLLEVRRSEAMNAEARAGRAEEEMRRERTSSEERALRATEEMQRERASSEEARKRAEKLATRVEELEALQTERGLVLTLGDVTFDFNKATLKSGGLRTIRNLGNFLEEYPERNILVEGHTDSIGSDEYNLGLSERRANAVRQALIGLGVSGQRIRIQGVGKMQPVASNATEIGRQQNRRVEVIISDENGVISER from the coding sequence ATGAAATACAACTATTATCCATTCTATTTGGTGTTACCCTTGTTTCTGTTCTTCGCAAGCTGTGGTGGTCCACCTGCACAAAATCCGATTTTAGAAGATGCGAGCACCGCTTATGAGGCTGCCGAACAAGATGAAGACATTGTGCGGTTTGCTCCAGTTGCCCTCAAAGAAGCCGAAGAAACACTTGAAATGAGCCGCAGACTCTGGGAAGCAAAAGCAGACAAGGTAGATGTTGAACATCATGCCTATCTGGCAAAACAAAGAACGCTTATTGCCCGGGAGACAGCTATGTTAAATGCTGCAGAAAACGAAATTGGAAGGGCGGAAACAGAACGACAGCAAGTTTTGCTGGAAGTGCGTCGTAGTGAAGCGATGAATGCTGAAGCACGGGCAGGACGGGCTGAAGAAGAAATGCGGCGGGAACGAACATCATCAGAAGAAAGAGCGCTACGTGCCACGGAAGAAATGCAGCGGGAACGAGCATCATCAGAAGAAGCCAGGAAAAGAGCTGAAAAACTTGCAACAAGGGTTGAAGAACTCGAAGCTCTTCAAACGGAACGCGGTCTGGTCCTCACTTTAGGTGATGTAACCTTTGATTTTAATAAGGCAACTTTGAAGTCTGGTGGGTTACGAACGATCAGAAATCTGGGCAATTTTCTGGAAGAATATCCCGAGCGTAATATTCTGGTTGAAGGACATACCGATAGTATAGGATCAGACGAATACAATCTCGGTCTTTCTGAACGAAGAGCAAATGCTGTGAGACAAGCATTGATCGGCCTTGGGGTTTCAGGCCAGCGTATCAGGATTCAAGGAGTTGGGAAAATGCAACCTGTAGCCAGTAATGCCACCGAAATCGGGCGGCAGCAAAATCGACGTGTGGAAGTGATTATATCCGATGAAAATGGGGTTATTTCGGAACGTTGA